TGCTGTGATCGGCGAGGGACTGCACGATCTGCAGCAGAGTGCGGTTCTTGAGGAAGGACAGCTTGCGAGTTCCGAAGTGGTAGAGCAGCGCCCCGAACGGCTCCGGGCGCAGCGACACCTGGGGATGCAACTGCCAGGGCCGGGTCCAGTCGAAACCGGCGGGCGCCTCGTCAATCATGGCGCTCATCGAGATGGGGCGTCTCAGTAGACGCCGCACATCCCGTCGATCGACACCTCTTCGACCAGCGATTCCTGGACCAACTCGGTGTCGGTGGTCTGTCCGGCGACAGTGGTGGGCTCGGCCATCTGTTCACTCCCTTGTGAGTCTGGACTGTGGCAACGGTCACGATAATAATGGCATCGAGTGCAGAAAGGAAAGAGGGTGGCAGGAAATGCTGGCATGACAGCACAGACGGCGCGCGTAGGGCGACGCCCTTCGACAACCCGGGACGAGATCACCACGGTTGCGATGGCGCTCTTCGCGCAGCGCGGATTCGACGAGGTGAGCGTGGACGACATCGCCGCCGCGGCCGGTATCGCCCGGCGCACGGTGTTTCGGTACTACAGCTCCAAGAATGCAATCGTGTGGGGAGACTTCGACTCTCATCTGCAGGTGATGCGCGACCTGCTGCAGGAAACGCCGGACACCGTGGATACCAGCACCGCACTGCGACGGGCAGTGCTGACATTCAACGATTTTCCCGTCAACGAGACACCGCGGCACCGCATGCGGATGCGGCTGATCCTGGAAATCCCCGCCCTGCAGGCGTACTCGATGCTGATGTACACGGGCTGGCGCGACGTCATCGCCCAGTTCGTGGCCAAACGCGGTGGCACCGAACCCAACGCCCTCTTGCCGCAGACCGTTGCCTGGACACTTTTGGGAGTCGCTCTGGCCGCATACGAACAGTGGCTTGCCGACGAGTCGTCAAAGCTCACTACGCTGCTCGGCAGGGGCTTCGATGCCGCCGAGGCAGGCCTGCGCGCCCTGGGCTGAGCCCGCCGAGCTACTCAAGCACCTCGGCGATGGGTGTTCCCGCCGCGATCTTGGCCCGCATCTTCATCACCGGGCCGGCCATCCCACAACCCACGACGCCGGTAAGCACGCCGTCGCGCTCCAGATATGCCAGGAACTTTCGGCCGTCGTCGGAGATCAGATGCACGACATCCGAGTCCCCCAGGTGGCCCAGCGACTGGATCTTCACGTCGTACTGGTCGCTCCAGAAGTAGGGCACAGCAGCGGTATTCGCGGACGGTTCCTGCCCCAGTAACGCCGGCACCAACGCGCGCACCTGATCGGCCACATTGCTCCAGTGCTCCACACGGTTCGGACGCCCGTCCGCGTCGGCCCATGCGGCGACATCGCCCAGTGCCCAGACATGCGGGGTGCTCGTGGCGCCCACCGCATCGCACACCACGCCGTTGTCCACCTCGACGCCTGACCCCTCCAGCCAGTCGGTCGCAGGCCGGCTCCCGATACCCAGCACGACAAGATCGGCGTCCAGCCGTGACCCGTCGGACAGGGTGACGGACTGAACCCGCCCCTCCCCTTCCACCGCGTCGACGCCGACACCAACCCGAACGTCCACTCCCTCGTTACGGTGCAGCCGGGCGACCAGGTCTCCGAGCTGCTGGCCGATCGCCGCCAACAGCGGGGCGGGCTGCGGCTCGACAAGAACCACGTCAACTCCATTGGCACGCAAGGTGGACGCAACCTCGCACCCGATGAAGCCCGCACCGACGACCACCGCGCGCCGCGCGTTCTCGGCGTCACCGCGCAACGCAAAGCTGTCATCGGCGGTGCGCAAGACGTGGATACCGGCCAGGTCGGGGAAGGACGGTATGCGGCGCGGAACCAGGCCGGTCGCGATGATGACTTCGCCGTATTCCAGCGTGCTCCCGTCGCTCAGGGTGACCGTTCGGGCGGCCGGATCCAGCGCGGTCACCTCGACGCCAAGCCGCAGTTCAATTTCCTTCTCGTCATAGAACTCTCGCGGCTTGAGCACCACGGCATCGATCGTCTTCTCCGCGTCGCGTAAGACATCCTTGGACAGCGGTGGACGGTCGTAGGGCAGATGCGTCTCGCTGCTCACGATGGTGATCGGCCCGGAGAACTCCGCGCGACGCAGCTGCTCGGCGGTACGCACCGCACCCAGTCCACCACCGATGATCAATACCCCGTGTTCCGCGTCACTCATGGGTCTCTTCTTACACGACTGGACACGCGGGATGTCAGGCCTATCGTCCCCGCTCGCTACCCCTGTACCTGCGCTCGGTCCACCAGATTGGAAAGCACCACGATGCTCTCGGTGCGGTCGATGTCTCCGCTGGCACGAATGCGTTCCAGGGCGCGCTCAAGGTGCTGAATGTCGCGTGCCAACACCCTGAGCATCGCATCGGAGGTTCCGGTCACCGTCGCCGCACTCACCACCTCGGGGATGTCGATCCACGCCCGCCGCAGGGCCTCCGGCGTGATGGTGCCCTGGCAGTAGACCTGGACGTAGGCCTCGGTGTTCCAGCCGACGGCAGCGCGATCGACCACGGTGGTAAAGCCCTTGATCACGCCCGTGGCGACCAACCTGTCGACCCGGCGCTTGACCGCGGGGGCCGAGAGGTTCACCTCCTCGCCGATCTCGGCGAACGTCGCCCGGGCGTTGCGCATCAACAACGTCACGATCCGCTCGTCGGTGGCATCCAGCTCGGCCATGAATGTTCCCTTCTCGGACCACCCGGCCCATTCCTGCAATAGAATGCCAAATTCATTACCTAGACGCAATGGATCGCATTCCATTGCACAATGGATGAAGATTGATTGCATGGTTCAGCTCTCATACGCTCAGCGCATGACCGCTGTGCACGAGGGTGGACACCCGGCCTCCTCCCCGACTGAACAACCAGACAGAACACCGACGACACGTCACTACGTGATGGTGCCCCCGACGTACTACACCGTCGAATACGCGATCAATCCCTGGATGGATGTAACCAATCCGGTCGATCCGGCTCTTGCCATCGCCCAATGGGATGCGTTGCGCGCCACCTACGAACGCCTCGGCCATACCGTGGACATCCTGTCCCCCGTCGCGGGCCTGCCGGACATGGTGTACGCGGCCAACGGCGGAATCGTATTGCGTGGCAACGCCGTTGTCGCCCGCTTCAAGCACGCCGAGCGTGCGAGCGAGGCCGCCGCGCACGCCGAATGGATGCGCGGACACGGATTGCGGGCCATGCACTCGCGTTACACCAACGAGGGGCAGGGCGATTTCCTGCTCGCAGGCGAGATCATGTTGGCGGGAACGGGGTTCCGCACCGATGTCAGGTCGCATGTCGAGATCGCGCGGATGCTCGAGATTCCCGTGGCGACGCTCGAACTGGTCGACCCTCGGTTCTATCACCTGGACACGGCGCTGGCCGTGCTGGATGCGCAGACCATTGCCTACTATCCGCCTGCATTCAGTGAGGCATCTCAGGCGCGCTTGAGGTCCATGTACCCCAACGCGATCATCGCCAGTTCCGCCGATGCCTATGTCCTCGGTATGAACGCGGTCTCTGACGGGCGCCACGTGATGCTGCCTGCCGGGGCAACCGGATTCGCCGAACAGCTCCGCGGTGCCGGATTCGAACCAATAGGCATCGATCTTTCCGAACTACTCAAGGGCGGTGGATCGGTCAAGTGCTGCACACTGGAGCTGCACTCGTGACCGTCACGGAGGCCCCCGGCATGTCACCCGACTCATACAAGAGCGTTGAGTACATCGAGTTGGCCGAGCAATACGGCGCCCACAACTATGCGCCGCTACCGGTCGTCGCCCACCGGGCCGAGGGCGCGTGGATCGAGGATGTGGACGGCAAGCGGTACCTGGACTGTCTGGCCGCTTACTCGGCCGTGAACTTCGGCCACGGGAATCCCGAAATCCTCGCGACCGCGCACGCGCAGCTCGACACGGTGACGCTGGTGAGCCGGGCGTTTCATTCGGATCGCCTCGGTAGGTTCTGCCGCGACCTCGCCCGGCTCTGCGGCAAGGGCATGGTGCTGCCGATGAACACCGGGGCTGAGGCCGTCGAGAGTGGCATCAAGGTGGCCCGCAAATGGGGCACCGACGTCAAGGGCGTACCGGCGGATCAGGCCAATATCGTGGTGGCGCACAACAACTTCCACGGTCGAACCATCAGCATCGTGAGCTTCTCCTCTGATGAGACGGCGCGCGGCGGGTTCGGCCCGTTCACTCCCGGATTCCGCATCGTGCCGTTCGGCGATGCCGCCGCCCTGGAGCAGGCGATCGACGCCAACACCGTCGCCGTCCTGCTGGAGCCCGTTCAGGGCGAGGCCGGCATCGTCATCCCGCCGGACGACTACCTGCCCACCGTCCGCACACTGTGCACCGAGAACAACGTCCTGTTCATCGCCGACGAGATCCAGGCCGGACTCGCCCGCACCGGCCGCATGTTTGCCTGCGACCACTGGAACGTGGTCCCGGATGTCTATCTGCTGGGCAAGGCGCTCGGCGGCGGAGTGGTCCCCGTCTCTGCCGTGGTCGCCGATACCGACGTACTCGGTGTGCTACACCCCGGCGAGCATGGCTCGACCTTCGGCGGAAATCCGTTGGCCGCGGCCGTCGGGTCGACCGTAGTGGCAATCTTGGAACGCGGCGAATTTCACCGCCGGGCAGCCGTTCTTGGACGGCACCTGCGGGCCCGACTCGATGCCCTGATCGGCCACGGCGTCACCGAGGTGCGATCACTGGGACTGTGGGCCGGCGTCGACATCGACCCGAATCTGGCAACGGGAAGACAAATCAGTCTGCGCATGGCAGAGTTTGGCATCTTAGTGAAGGACACGCATGGCGCGACCCTCCGGTTCGCACCACCCCTTGTCATCACCGAGGACGAAATCGATTGGGCGATAGACCAGTTCACTGACGTGCTGGCCACCTTCCGGTAGGTTTCGTCCCGGCCACAGGAGGCACCATGGCACCCTCGTCACCCAGCTTTGCCCAACAGCTGCTGCGGCGCCGACCGACGTCCGGGGCGCCGACCGCGCACGGCGCGGGCGGACACCTGAAGCAGTCGATGGGAACGTTCCAGCTGACCATGATCGGTGTCGGCGCCACCGTGGGCACCGGTATCTTCTTCATCCTCGCCGAATCAGTACCCAAGGCGGGCCCGGCGGTGATGGCCTCGTTCCTAGTCGCCGGCCTCGCCGCCGGACTGGCCGCGCTCTGTTATGCCGAATTGGCCTCGGCAGTACCGGTATCGGGCTCCTCGTTCTCCTACGCCTACACGACCATGGGCGAACTGGCGGCGATGGTCGTGGCCGCCTGCCTGCTCTTGGAATACGGGGTGTCAGCAGCGGCGGTCGCCGTGGGCTGGAGCCAGTACCTCGACAAGCTCTTGGTCAATCTCTTCGGATGGCACCTGCCGCATGCGATCAGCGCCGCACCCTGGGACGGTGCCGATCCCACGGCACCGCATCCCTGGCTCAACCTGCCCGCGGTCCTGCTCATCATCATGTGTGCGATCCTGCTCATCCGCGGGACAAGCGAATCCGCACTGGTCAACACCGTCATGGTACTGCTCAAGCTCGCCGTCCTGACGGTGTTCGCGATCATCGCGTTCACCGCCTTCCAGGTCGGCAACTTCTCCGACTTCGCACCGTTCGGTGTCAGCGGGATCGGAGCCGCTGCCGGGACGATCTTCTTTACCTACGTGGGGCTGGATACGGTGTCCACCGCCGGAGAGGAGGTGAAGGATCCGCAGCGGACGATGCCGCGCGCGCTCATCGCGGCACTGCTCATCGTCACCGCCTTCTACCTCGTCGTGGCGCTGGCCGCGCTGGGCGCACAGCCCTGGAAAGAGTTCGAGGGGCAGTCCGCCGGCCTGGCCCTGATTCTGGACAAGGTCACCGGAAGCACCTCTGCCAGTACGTTCCTCGCGGCGGGCGCGGTGATTTCCATCTTCTCGATCACCCTGGTCTCGATGTACGGCCAGACGCGCATTCTGTTCGCCATCGGCCGTGACGGCCTACTGCCCTCGGTCTTCGCACAAGTCAACCCACGCACGCTGACACCGGTGAACAACACGATCATCGTCGCGGTCGTGGTGGGCCTGATGGCCGCCTTCGTCCCCCTGGACAGCCTGGCGAACATGGTGTCGATCGGAACACTCACCGCTTTCATCGTCGTATCGATCGGCGTCATCATCCTGCGGGTGCGTGAACCCGAACTGCCGCGCGCCTTCCGGGTTCCGGGTTATCCGGTGACTCCCGTGCTGTCCGTCATCGCCTGCGGGTACATCCTGTACAGCCTGCCCTGGATCACCTGGATCGCATTCGGGTCCTGGGTCGCCATCGTCCTGGTGTTCTATCTGGTGTGGGGCCGACACCACAGCGCGCTCAACGACTTACCCAGCGACCCGGCCGAGTTACCGGAGAAGGAACCGGTATGACCGTCGTCGTCGGATATCTTTCGGGCAAGGGCGGCAAGGGCGCCCTGCATCTGGCGGTCGAATCCGCCCGCGTCCTGGAGACCTCGCTCACCGTCACCACCGTGGTGCCCAAACCGTGGACCACGCTGTCGAAGGCCAAGATCGACGCCGAGTACGCTCAATGGGCACAAAAACTCTCCGACGACTCGAAGACCGAGGCTGCCGCGTATCTCGAAAAGATCGGTACCGGAATCGATGTCACGTTCCACAATGTGGCCCACCGCTCGGTGTCCGGTGGCCTGCTGGAGGCCGTGGAGGCCTCCGACGCCGACGTGCTCGTCGTCGGATCCGCCTCAGAGGGACGCCTCGGGCAGGTGGTCCTTGGCTCGACCGGCGACCGGTTGCTGCACTCCTCCCCCGTCCCACTGGCGATCAGCCCACGCGGCTACCGCGGTTCCAAGGCCGGCACGGTCAGCCGTGTCACGTGCGGTTATCCCGGCACAGAAGACGCGGTCGACGTTGTGCAACAAGCTGTTCGACTGACACAGCGCCTGCATGCGCCCCTACGTGTGGTCACCTTCGCGGTGCGCGGCCGCACCATGCTGACCGCAGGGGTCGGTCCCGAGGCCGAGGATGCGGTGCTCGCCAGTTGGGTCGTCCAGTCCGAGGAGGCGCTGGAGGGGCTGCGCCAGAACGACATCGTGACGCCCGAGGTGGAGTTGAAGGTCGTCACCGGCGATACCTGGGATGACGCACTCGACAATGCCGAGTGGCTCGACGGCGAGCTGTTGGTTCTCGGCAGCCGTCCGCACAGCACCGTCGCCCGTGTGTTCCTGGGCTCCCGCGCAACGAAAATCGTCAGGCACAGCCCCGTGCCCGTCGTCGTGATGCCGGGCTAGCCCAGACGGATCTAGTAGGTGAGGTGCCCCTTGTCCACCGGCACCTGAGCTCCGGCCAACGTTCCCGACGCATCGCCCGCCAGCCACAGCACCACGTCCGAGATCTCATCGGGTTCAAGCATCTTGGTGGGCGACAACGGCATCGGGGCAATACTCGGCAGGTAGTTGGGGTGCTCGGCGAGGATCTTCATCATGGCGTCGCCAGTGATCATGGGCGTGGTCACCCCATACGGGTGGATCGAGTTGACCCGGATGCCGTACTCGGCGAGTTCGATCGTCAGCGATTTGGTGAGGCCGGTGAGGCCGAACTTCGAGGCAACATAGGCGCCGTTACCCGGGGTGCCCTTGAGCCCGGACACCGAGCTCACGATCACGATCGAACCACCGTTGCCGGCCTCGATCATCGTCGGCACAACGGCTTTGACGGTTTTCCAGGTGCCGGTGAGGTTGGTGTCGATGATGTCTTCCCACTGCTGGTCGGGCATCTCCCACAGCCGTCCCCAGCTGAGCACTCCCGCGTTGGCAATGAGGATGTCGATGCGCCCGAACTGTGCGACGGCCTCTTCGACCACGCTCTGCAGCGCGGCGCCATCACGGACGTCGGCCTGCTCGGCGATGATCTTGCGCCCGGCCGCCTCGACGAGCCGGATGGTCTCCTTGAGGTCTTCAGGCGTGGCCGCCTCGTATCCCGCGTAGTCAGACACGGGTGCACAGGCGTCGATCGCGACAATATCCGCGCCGGCCTGGGCCAGCCGCACGGCGTGCTGACGTCCCTGTCCGCGAGCCGCGCCGGTTACGAAGGCCACTTTTCCGGCCAGGGGCTGATCCGCCATCTATCTTGCTCCTTTGCAATCGAAACCAGGCTAGCAGCATTTCTAGAACGTGTTCCAGATTGGGGACCGCTCAGCGGGCGGTGAACACGCGCGACTCTTGCCGACGACGCCTGGCCATGACGGTGACCAAAATGCCCCCACGGCAAGCCACACGGTCGATCTACAGGTCGCCAAGTATCTCCGCACGCTTGGTGTCGTATTCCGTCTCGGAGACCAGTGATGCCAGCTTCAACCGATCGAGCTCGGCGAGCCGGTCGGCCACCGAACCATTGGAATCGGAGCCGGATGCCTGCCCGGATCCCTCCGTCTTGCGCAGAATCGCATCGATCTGTTGGCGAACAACCGGATTCGAACGGATGTCCACCACACCATCGGTACCTATGCCGTTGTCCTTGAGAACCTTCATGATCTCGAACAGCGGACCGGCCTGTCCGGTGAGGTCGTACTCGCGCCCCTGGGATGAGCTGGAGAACTTGGCGGGCACCTGTCCGTTGAGCAACGCGCTGCGCTGCCAATCGATCTGGAATTGCTCGGTACCGGGAGCGACCAGCACGACGAGCTTGCCGCGCGAGAGCGTGGGCACCTGCAACACCGACACCCGAGCCCTTGTCTCGGCGCGGAACGGGCTGATCCCGTCACCATGCACCTGCAACGTCAGCTTGATCACCGGCTGGTCGTTGACCGTCATGCCCGTCTCGTTGGCCGCCACCACGTCAGCCAGCGCCAGAATGCCGTGCGCTTCCAACTGCTCGCGCGCCTCCTGGGTTCGGGTGAACACCAGCGTCAACACGAATGCCAACACCACGATCCCGATGGTGATGCCGATGCCGCTGTACAGCATCCAACTCGTCGCCGGCTCGTCGATCACGTAATACATCACTATGAAAATCGGCCCGACGATCCCGCAGATCAGCGAGAAAGCCAGGATCTTGAGAAAGCGCGCCATCACGTTCATGGGGCAATGATCCTCCATCCGTATGGCATCTTGTGCCGGATCGATCCGACGCTTAATATTGGCAATGGATGTTGTCAACGATGCCGACATCGCCGACAGGAGGCACTCGCATGCCCAAGCTCACCACCGTGGTCGACGACTCACTTCCGGGTGCACCCCACCCCTTCGACTACTACCACCGGCCCGGGATGGATCTGCGCCCAATCCCGGAGGGCAAGAACGAATTCGGCTGGATCTGGCGGCATTGCCGGCACGTCCTCTTCGACAACTGGTTCGACGTCGAGGACCACGTCACCCCGACCCCGCTTACCTGCATGTTCGACGATCACATGTGGCAGGGCGACGAGCTCATGGACGCCGTGGTCGCCATGTTCGACCGGATCGGCTCCAAACGGGCACGCCCCATGTTCGAGCAGGCCATCACCGAGGGCATCGACTCCCTCGATGACCCGCCGGATGAACTGCGCGCACTCCTGGAGGATGCGTACCGGGTGCCGCAGTGGTGGGATCCGGTCAAGGCAGAGCGCGGACGAGTGCGTCTGAACCAAATGGGCGCGCCCACAGCGCTCCTCATGACATCGTTCGGGGTCTTCGACACCGTGATGAACTCCGACGTTTCGGCGACCACCGGCGCCTCCGGCAGGTTCCGGGACCAAGGCCAACAGCGCCTGCTGGAGACCGCGCGCTTTTTCGCGGCACTGCGCGACCGCGACGCCATGCGTCCCGGCTCATGGCAGATACAGATGACCTTGCGCGTGCGCCTCGTACATTCACTGGCCCGCAAGGGACTTCGATCCGCATGGGGGGTGGACAACTTCGCCGACTTCGGCGTGCCGATCTCCAACTCATCGATGTGCGGATTCATCGAAGCCGAGTCCCTGGGGCAGATGCTGATCGAGCACCGGTTCGGCCGGCCCTGCACCGCCGAAGAGCTCGACGACGCATGGCACTACATGACGCGATGGGCGCTGCTGTTCGGCATCACCGAGGAGATGTGCCCCAAGACAGGCGCCGACGCCATGCGCAATCTCGACTACCTACTGGCACGCTCCGGGGATGCCTCGCGCTGGCGCGTCGAGCTCGTGGAGGTCCTGTCCTCGCTACCCTCTGCCGTCATTGCCCCCGTCCCCATGGAACGTTTCCGCAAGCTGCTCAGCGACGTGATGTTCGTGGCAGGCATCGGCGCACCCGGCTGGGTCCTCATGGGCCCCCGGGCCATGGATGAATTCGTGCGTGGCACAACCTACGAGCGGCTCCCCCGGCAGCTCCCCGGGATGGTTCTGCAGGCCGCGATGTCGGTGAGCGCACGCACCGCCGCGATCCGCGACCGGCTACCCGGCACCCGATTGGCGCGACGGCTCGTCTACGGGACCCTGCTGCCCAACCCGAGCGCGGTGCTGAATCCGGCGTTCGGCCTCCTGGAGAAGCTGAACAAGGTGACCTCGACCTACACCATGCACGACAACAACACCGCCGGTCACGCCTTTGCCCGCTAGTTCGAGACGTCACCTCTTGTGAGCAACGTCCCGGCGGCCTAACATTGACAATGCGCGTTGTCAATGATGTCGACGTCAACAACCCAGGAGGCGCCCGGATGCCCAAGCTCACCGTGGTCGACAAACCAGAGGCAGGCGAACCGCACCCGTTCGACTACTACTACCGGCCGGGCATGGACCTTCGCTCAATTCCGGAGGGCAAGAACGAGTTCGGCTGGATCTGGCGCCACTGCCGGCACTACCTCTTCGACCCCTGGTTCGACGTCGAGGACGAGGTAACCCCCACTCCGGCAACCCGGATGTTCGATGACCACATGTGGCAGGGCGACGAGCCCATGGATGCCGTGGTGGAACTGTTCCACGAGCTCGGTTCCGCCGAGGCACGTGCCCTGTTCGAACAGGCCGTGGAGCACGGCGTCGATAGCCTGGACAATCCGCCCGAGGCACTGCGCGCTCTGTTCGCGGATGCGTATCGCATCCCGGAATGGTGGGACCCCGAGAAGGCAGAACGCGGTCGGCAGCGGGCACGGCAGGTGACCACCGCGACCACCGCCGTCATGGCGACCTTCGCGGTCTTCGACACCGTGATGAACTCCGACGTGTCGGCGGCTACCGGAGCCACCGGTCGGTTCCGCTATCAGAGCGCCCAACGGCTGGCCGAGACCAACCGGTTCT
The nucleotide sequence above comes from Mycobacteroides saopaulense. Encoded proteins:
- the mftB gene encoding mycofactocin biosynthesis chaperone MftB (MftB, a small protein, is a peptide chaperone that assists the radical SAM enzyme MftC in performing two modifications to the C-terminal Val-Tyr dipeptide of the mycofactocin precursor peptide, MftA. MftB's role is analogous to the role of PqqD in the biosynthesis of PQQ, a cofactor that derives entirely from a Tyr and a Glu in the precursor PqqA.) produces the protein MSAMIDEAPAGFDWTRPWQLHPQVSLRPEPFGALLYHFGTRKLSFLKNRTLLQIVQSLADHSSAENAWRAVGVDDGQVAAYQHALTVLADSKMIVTREDA
- the mftA gene encoding mycofactocin precursor MftA (Mycofactocin is a small molecule electron carrier derived from the final two amino acids, Val-Tyr, of MftA, the mycofactocin precursor. It plays a role in redox homeostasis and the metabolism of alcohols and aldehydes in Actinobacteria, including Mycobacterium tuberculosis.); this encodes MAEPTTVAGQTTDTELVQESLVEEVSIDGMCGVY
- the mftR gene encoding mycofactocin system transcriptional regulator (MftR, the mycofactocin system transcriptional regulator, is an uncharacterized TetR family DNA-binding transcription factor. Its role is inferred by context. It occurs as part of the biosynthesis locus for mycofactocin, a partially characterized electron carrier derived from the terminal Val-Tyr dipeptide of the precursor peptide MftA, through a radical SAM enzyme-mediated process.) — its product is MTAQTARVGRRPSTTRDEITTVAMALFAQRGFDEVSVDDIAAAAGIARRTVFRYYSSKNAIVWGDFDSHLQVMRDLLQETPDTVDTSTALRRAVLTFNDFPVNETPRHRMRMRLILEIPALQAYSMLMYTGWRDVIAQFVAKRGGTEPNALLPQTVAWTLLGVALAAYEQWLADESSKLTTLLGRGFDAAEAGLRALG
- a CDS encoding NAD(P)/FAD-dependent oxidoreductase, whose protein sequence is MSDAEHGVLIIGGGLGAVRTAEQLRRAEFSGPITIVSSETHLPYDRPPLSKDVLRDAEKTIDAVVLKPREFYDEKEIELRLGVEVTALDPAARTVTLSDGSTLEYGEVIIATGLVPRRIPSFPDLAGIHVLRTADDSFALRGDAENARRAVVVGAGFIGCEVASTLRANGVDVVLVEPQPAPLLAAIGQQLGDLVARLHRNEGVDVRVGVGVDAVEGEGRVQSVTLSDGSRLDADLVVLGIGSRPATDWLEGSGVEVDNGVVCDAVGATSTPHVWALGDVAAWADADGRPNRVEHWSNVADQVRALVPALLGQEPSANTAAVPYFWSDQYDVKIQSLGHLGDSDVVHLISDDGRKFLAYLERDGVLTGVVGCGMAGPVMKMRAKIAAGTPIAEVLE
- a CDS encoding Lrp/AsnC family transcriptional regulator; amino-acid sequence: MAELDATDERIVTLLMRNARATFAEIGEEVNLSAPAVKRRVDRLVATGVIKGFTTVVDRAAVGWNTEAYVQVYCQGTITPEALRRAWIDIPEVVSAATVTGTSDAMLRVLARDIQHLERALERIRASGDIDRTESIVVLSNLVDRAQVQG
- the ddaH gene encoding dimethylargininase — its product is MTAVHEGGHPASSPTEQPDRTPTTRHYVMVPPTYYTVEYAINPWMDVTNPVDPALAIAQWDALRATYERLGHTVDILSPVAGLPDMVYAANGGIVLRGNAVVARFKHAERASEAAAHAEWMRGHGLRAMHSRYTNEGQGDFLLAGEIMLAGTGFRTDVRSHVEIARMLEIPVATLELVDPRFYHLDTALAVLDAQTIAYYPPAFSEASQARLRSMYPNAIIASSADAYVLGMNAVSDGRHVMLPAGATGFAEQLRGAGFEPIGIDLSELLKGGGSVKCCTLELHS
- the rocD gene encoding ornithine--oxo-acid transaminase, which encodes MSPDSYKSVEYIELAEQYGAHNYAPLPVVAHRAEGAWIEDVDGKRYLDCLAAYSAVNFGHGNPEILATAHAQLDTVTLVSRAFHSDRLGRFCRDLARLCGKGMVLPMNTGAEAVESGIKVARKWGTDVKGVPADQANIVVAHNNFHGRTISIVSFSSDETARGGFGPFTPGFRIVPFGDAAALEQAIDANTVAVLLEPVQGEAGIVIPPDDYLPTVRTLCTENNVLFIADEIQAGLARTGRMFACDHWNVVPDVYLLGKALGGGVVPVSAVVADTDVLGVLHPGEHGSTFGGNPLAAAVGSTVVAILERGEFHRRAAVLGRHLRARLDALIGHGVTEVRSLGLWAGVDIDPNLATGRQISLRMAEFGILVKDTHGATLRFAPPLVITEDEIDWAIDQFTDVLATFR
- a CDS encoding APC family permease; this translates as MAPSSPSFAQQLLRRRPTSGAPTAHGAGGHLKQSMGTFQLTMIGVGATVGTGIFFILAESVPKAGPAVMASFLVAGLAAGLAALCYAELASAVPVSGSSFSYAYTTMGELAAMVVAACLLLEYGVSAAAVAVGWSQYLDKLLVNLFGWHLPHAISAAPWDGADPTAPHPWLNLPAVLLIIMCAILLIRGTSESALVNTVMVLLKLAVLTVFAIIAFTAFQVGNFSDFAPFGVSGIGAAAGTIFFTYVGLDTVSTAGEEVKDPQRTMPRALIAALLIVTAFYLVVALAALGAQPWKEFEGQSAGLALILDKVTGSTSASTFLAAGAVISIFSITLVSMYGQTRILFAIGRDGLLPSVFAQVNPRTLTPVNNTIIVAVVVGLMAAFVPLDSLANMVSIGTLTAFIVVSIGVIILRVREPELPRAFRVPGYPVTPVLSVIACGYILYSLPWITWIAFGSWVAIVLVFYLVWGRHHSALNDLPSDPAELPEKEPV
- a CDS encoding universal stress protein, whose protein sequence is MTVVVGYLSGKGGKGALHLAVESARVLETSLTVTTVVPKPWTTLSKAKIDAEYAQWAQKLSDDSKTEAAAYLEKIGTGIDVTFHNVAHRSVSGGLLEAVEASDADVLVVGSASEGRLGQVVLGSTGDRLLHSSPVPLAISPRGYRGSKAGTVSRVTCGYPGTEDAVDVVQQAVRLTQRLHAPLRVVTFAVRGRTMLTAGVGPEAEDAVLASWVVQSEEALEGLRQNDIVTPEVELKVVTGDTWDDALDNAEWLDGELLVLGSRPHSTVARVFLGSRATKIVRHSPVPVVVMPG
- a CDS encoding mycofactocin-coupled SDR family oxidoreductase, with the translated sequence MADQPLAGKVAFVTGAARGQGRQHAVRLAQAGADIVAIDACAPVSDYAGYEAATPEDLKETIRLVEAAGRKIIAEQADVRDGAALQSVVEEAVAQFGRIDILIANAGVLSWGRLWEMPDQQWEDIIDTNLTGTWKTVKAVVPTMIEAGNGGSIVIVSSVSGLKGTPGNGAYVASKFGLTGLTKSLTIELAEYGIRVNSIHPYGVTTPMITGDAMMKILAEHPNYLPSIAPMPLSPTKMLEPDEISDVVLWLAGDASGTLAGAQVPVDKGHLTY